A genomic region of Papaver somniferum cultivar HN1 chromosome 7, ASM357369v1, whole genome shotgun sequence contains the following coding sequences:
- the LOC113294775 gene encoding uncharacterized protein LOC113294775, whose translation MAATGKNENNGIFPLAYGIVSAETVENWHWFLKKLESILGPRVHLKNNVRSKTNKKKGEHFAAMGLFKECFYSSTHEGFDQGMQKLKDMGCDGLHKFLSEIPVECWSNAHCLGCRYGDMCSNIAESFNSWIKEAKGMPIATLVNWIRLKIMEQMSTRKRKGATYKGFICPMLEKKVLASIRAGVQWRITKSVDMEWEVFDGKHTHAVNIARFQCSCRVWFIVQFPCDHAIACMHSNNINVYEYINPYFSIYSFCASYDRPIKPIPDYDNPIDVATGDLVNPPTVVGKKHGRPKKKRIPNTSSASFKRPITCGNCHTQAHHNKTT comes from the exons ATGGCGGCTACCGGGAAGAATGAGAATAATG GAATATTTCCTCTGGCATATGGTATTGTATCAGCTGAAACTGTTGAGAATTGGCATTGgttcttgaagaaactagaatctatCTTGGGTCCTCGTGTA CATTTGAAGAATAATGTCCGCAGTAAGACCAACAAGAAAAAGGGAGAGCATTTTGCTGCGATGGGTTTGTTCAAAGAATGTTTCTATTCATCGACTCATGAAGGCTTTGATCAGGGTATGCAAAAGTTGAAGGATATGGGATGTGATGGTCTTCACAAATTCTTGAGTGAGATTCCAGTGGAATGTTGGTCCAATGCACATTGTCTGGGCTGTCGTTACGGCGACATGTGTTCAAACATTGCAGAGTCCTTCAACTcttggatcaaggaagcaaaaggtATGCCTATTGCAACACTTGTTAACTGGATCAGGCTTAAAATTATGGAACAGATGAGTACAAGGAAGAGGAAGGGGGCGACGTATAAAGGATTCATTTGTCCCATGCTAGAGAAAAAAGTGTTGGCTTCCATTCGTGCTGGTGTCCAGTGGAGAATAACCAAGTCTGTTGACATGGAGTGGGAAGTTTTTGATGGAAAGCACACGCATGCTGTTAATATTGCGAGGTTTCAGTGCAGCTGTAGGGTTTGGTTTATTGTGCAGTTCCCTTGTGATCACGCTATTGCGTGTATGCATTCAAACAACATCAACGTTTACGAGTACATTAATCCGTATTTCAGCATTTATAGCTTCTGTGCTTCGTATGATCGTCCTATCAAGCCCATTCCTGATTACGACAATCCTATTGATGTTGCTACTGGAGATCTCGTGAACCCACCAACTGTCGtaggaaaaaaacatggtaggCCGAAGAAGAAGCGGATTCCTAACACAAGTAGTGCAAGTTTCAAGAGACCAATTACGTGTGGTAACTGCCATACTCAGGCACATCATAACAAGACGACGTGA